One window from the genome of Moraxella nasibovis encodes:
- a CDS encoding alpha-ketoglutarate-dependent dioxygenase AlkB family protein: MVLRVFDERCLDKKCGKVRACMDLFDDSFDDSFDDIFGGSVDDSSPEHLIMNGKFLHTDFDAHIHDDGKGVVIQVPYGRLYYAPHYFGKERSDELFDYFLACDHIDHTQHEWRGEQSIDKLSFKHIKWRQDSIKMYGKTHLLPRLSAWYGDRPYTYSGITLYPNAWTAELSWLNDELSKVCKRRFDSVLLNWYRDGADHISWHSDDEKELGTNPLIASVSFGASRRFLLRLARQHDVKLEIPLHHGSVLVMAGQLQHHWQHSVPKQTKIKQSRINLTFRNLAFANTKH, translated from the coding sequence ATGGTTTTAAGGGTGTTTGATGAGCGGTGTTTGGATAAAAAGTGTGGCAAGGTGAGAGCGTGTATGGATTTGTTTGATGACAGTTTTGATGACAGTTTTGATGATATTTTTGGCGGCAGTGTGGATGACAGCTCGCCTGAACACTTAATCATGAACGGTAAATTTCTACACACGGACTTTGACGCTCACATTCACGATGATGGCAAGGGCGTGGTCATCCAAGTGCCTTATGGTCGGCTGTATTATGCGCCGCATTATTTTGGCAAAGAGCGAAGTGATGAGCTGTTTGATTATTTTTTGGCGTGCGATCACATCGACCACACACAGCATGAGTGGCGGGGCGAGCAGAGCATCGACAAGCTGTCATTCAAGCACATCAAATGGCGCCAAGACAGCATCAAAATGTACGGCAAAACGCACCTTTTGCCCAGACTGTCAGCTTGGTATGGCGACAGACCCTACACTTATTCTGGCATCACACTGTATCCAAATGCGTGGACGGCAGAATTATCATGGCTCAATGACGAGCTCTCCAAAGTGTGTAAGCGCCGATTTGACAGCGTGCTTTTAAACTGGTATCGAGATGGTGCAGATCACATCAGCTGGCACAGCGACGATGAAAAAGAGCTTGGCACAAATCCTTTGATTGCTTCGGTGAGCTTTGGTGCATCACGCCGCTTTTTATTAAGACTTGCCAGGCAACATGATGTCAAATTGGAAATTCCGCTACACCACGGCAGCGTCTTGGTCATGGCAGGGCAGCTGCAACACCACTGGCAGCACAGCGTGCCAAAACAGACCAAGATCAAACAAAGCCGTATCAATTTGACATTTAGAAATTTGGCATTTGCCAATACCAAGCATTAA
- the gcvP gene encoding aminomethyl-transferring glycine dehydrogenase has translation MSFNTFSDLFYENAFVHRHLGNSTDEEQALLSAVGAKTLDEFVDSVVPQSVRLGKELDLPTAVSEHNALAKLKSMADKITVAKSYIGQGYSPARLPAVIQRNVLENPGWYTAYTPYQAEIAQGRLEALLNFQQVCIDLTGMDLAGASLLDEATAAAEAMAMAKRCSKSKSNAFFVDSRTYPQTLDVINTRAKYFGFDVVVGDFDTAKNGDFFGAFFQYVGKDGDVVDLTDVISAVKAKNTYAIVASDIMSLVLLKSPAQMGADIALGSTQRFGIPMGFGGPHAAYFAFKDKDKRSAPGRIIGVSKDAQGGTALRMALQTREQHIRREKANSNICTSQVLLANLAGMYAVYHGATGLKRIASRIHALAVAFYNAVKGEFTTASDVFFDTVTVKTDKASELVKSAKAKGYNLFHKDDLVGVSFHELTDEKEFNELCEIFGVSGNLDTVENVLGELNRTDDILTHPTFNSYHTEHQMLRYLKSLEDKDLAMNRSMISLGSCTMKLNATSEMLPITWNEFANVHPFAPADDTVGYIEMIESLQTQLKAITGFDEISMQPNSGASGEYAGLLAIRRYHESRGDNNRTVCLIPRSAHGTNPATAQMMGMQVVVVATDENGNVDFNDLTAKCEEHSANLGALMITYPSTHGVFEEGIRDICELIHKHGGQVYMDGANMNAQVAIMQPAEVGADVLHMNLHKTFCIPHGGGGPGMGPIGLKSHLAPFIPSHSVNPVFNAQDGQTAVSAAPYGSASILPISWMYITMMGRDGLLSATKRALLNANYVATMLKDDYPVLYTGKNGRVAHECIIDIRPLKAETGITETDIAKRLMDYGFHAPTMSFPVAGTLMIEPTESESKDELDRFISALKQIKQEALKVQAGLEGWTADNNPLVNAPHTQAVIVGEWDRPYSREVAAFPLDYIKAHKFWPTVGRVDDVYGDKNLICSCPSIENYE, from the coding sequence ATGTCATTTAACACCTTTTCCGACCTATTTTATGAAAACGCCTTTGTGCATCGTCATCTGGGCAATAGCACCGATGAAGAGCAAGCCCTACTTTCTGCGGTGGGAGCAAAAACTTTGGACGAATTTGTGGATTCTGTGGTGCCACAATCGGTGCGTTTGGGCAAGGAACTTGATTTGCCGACTGCCGTAAGCGAGCATAACGCCCTTGCCAAACTCAAATCAATGGCGGACAAAATCACCGTTGCCAAAAGCTATATCGGTCAAGGCTACTCGCCTGCTCGCCTGCCTGCGGTCATTCAAAGAAATGTCCTAGAAAACCCTGGTTGGTACACCGCTTACACGCCTTATCAAGCCGAGATTGCCCAAGGGCGTTTGGAAGCCTTGTTAAATTTCCAACAAGTGTGCATTGACTTGACAGGAATGGACTTGGCAGGTGCGTCATTGCTTGACGAAGCCACAGCCGCCGCCGAAGCGATGGCTATGGCAAAGCGTTGCAGTAAATCCAAATCCAACGCCTTTTTTGTGGACAGCCGCACTTATCCGCAAACCCTAGATGTCATCAACACCCGTGCCAAATATTTTGGTTTTGATGTAGTGGTGGGCGATTTTGACACCGCCAAAAATGGCGACTTCTTTGGGGCGTTTTTCCAATATGTTGGCAAAGACGGCGATGTGGTGGACTTGACCGATGTCATCAGTGCAGTCAAAGCCAAAAACACTTACGCAATCGTGGCAAGCGACATTATGAGCCTTGTGCTACTCAAATCCCCTGCCCAAATGGGAGCGGACATTGCCCTAGGTAGCACCCAACGCTTTGGCATTCCAATGGGCTTTGGGGGTCCACACGCTGCTTATTTTGCCTTTAAAGACAAAGACAAACGAAGTGCCCCTGGTCGTATCATCGGCGTATCCAAAGACGCACAAGGTGGCACGGCTCTTAGAATGGCACTGCAAACCCGTGAACAGCACATTCGCCGTGAAAAAGCCAACTCTAACATTTGTACCAGCCAAGTCCTACTTGCCAACCTAGCAGGTATGTATGCCGTGTATCACGGAGCGACAGGCTTAAAACGCATTGCCAGCCGCATTCACGCTTTAGCGGTCGCGTTTTATAATGCCGTTAAAGGCGAGTTTACTACGGCTTCCGATGTGTTTTTTGACACGGTAACCGTCAAGACCGACAAGGCAAGCGAGCTTGTCAAATCCGCCAAAGCCAAAGGGTATAATTTGTTCCATAAAGACGATTTGGTGGGCGTATCGTTCCACGAATTGACCGATGAAAAAGAATTTAATGAGCTGTGTGAAATTTTTGGCGTCAGTGGCAATCTTGACACCGTAGAAAATGTCTTGGGCGAATTAAACCGTACGGACGACATTTTGACGCACCCAACCTTTAACAGCTACCACACCGAGCATCAAATGCTCCGTTATCTAAAATCTTTGGAGGACAAAGATTTGGCGATGAACCGCTCTATGATTTCGCTGGGTTCTTGCACAATGAAATTAAACGCCACAAGCGAGATGTTGCCGATTACTTGGAATGAGTTTGCAAATGTTCACCCATTTGCCCCTGCCGATGATACGGTGGGCTATATTGAGATGATTGAAAGTTTGCAAACGCAGTTAAAGGCGATTACAGGCTTTGATGAAATTTCAATGCAACCCAACTCTGGGGCAAGCGGTGAGTATGCAGGTCTTTTGGCGATTCGCCGTTATCACGAAAGCCGTGGCGACAACAACCGCACGGTCTGTCTAATCCCCCGCTCGGCTCACGGCACCAACCCTGCCACCGCTCAAATGATGGGAATGCAAGTGGTGGTGGTTGCCACAGACGAAAACGGCAATGTGGACTTTAATGATTTGACCGCCAAATGTGAAGAGCATTCTGCCAATTTGGGGGCGCTCATGATTACTTATCCTTCTACGCACGGGGTGTTTGAAGAAGGTATCCGTGATATTTGCGAGCTTATCCACAAACACGGTGGACAAGTGTATATGGACGGGGCGAATATGAACGCCCAAGTTGCCATTATGCAACCTGCCGAAGTCGGTGCTGATGTTCTGCATATGAACCTGCACAAGACTTTCTGTATTCCACACGGCGGTGGCGGGCCGGGTATGGGTCCAATTGGTCTAAAATCGCACCTTGCTCCATTTATCCCAAGCCATAGCGTCAATCCTGTGTTTAACGCCCAAGACGGTCAAACGGCGGTGTCTGCTGCTCCATACGGCTCGGCAAGCATTTTGCCAATTTCGTGGATGTACATCACGATGATGGGGCGTGATGGATTGTTATCGGCAACCAAACGAGCATTATTGAACGCCAACTATGTCGCCACAATGCTAAAAGACGACTACCCTGTGCTTTATACAGGCAAAAACGGACGGGTGGCTCACGAGTGTATCATTGACATTCGCCCATTAAAAGCCGAGACGGGCATTACCGAGACCGACATTGCCAAACGCTTGATGGACTACGGGTTCCACGCTCCGACAATGAGTTTCCCTGTGGCGGGTACGCTGATGATTGAGCCAACCGAATCAGAAAGCAAAGACGAGCTAGACCGCTTTATCTCGGCACTCAAACAAATCAAACAAGAAGCGTTGAAAGTGCAAGCAGGTTTGGAGGGCTGGACTGCGGACAATAACCCGCTGGTTAATGCTCCACACACCCAAGCGGTCATCGTGGGCGAGTGGGACAGACCATACAGCCGTGAAGTGGCGGCATTCCCACTAGACTACATCAAGGCTCATAAATTCTGGCCGACTGTGGGTCGTGTGGACGATGTCTATGGCGATAAGAATCTGATTTGTAGCTGTCCAAGTATTGAGAATTATGAGTAA
- a CDS encoding DUF6714 family protein, which yields MNPKLLQHFIKKYFANINADDYEFENMAHLEATDDLTFAGRIERNYCYWHELSFDYINQNNLGIVWTNNQGFYFYTPAVMYQVLDDFNERHNAVITIWWFFRLKDEFLENNDTELFAYFNDEQLLIVILFLKILMKNDAFYFDEYTAIINKIEQLILTQP from the coding sequence ATGAATCCAAAACTTTTACAGCATTTTATCAAAAAATATTTTGCCAATATCAATGCCGATGATTATGAATTTGAGAATATGGCTCATTTGGAGGCAACTGATGATTTGACATTTGCAGGTAGAATTGAGCGGAATTATTGTTATTGGCACGAATTAAGTTTTGATTATATCAATCAAAATAATCTTGGCATTGTTTGGACAAATAATCAAGGGTTTTATTTTTACACCCCTGCGGTGATGTATCAAGTATTAGATGATTTTAATGAAAGACACAATGCCGTCATTACAATATGGTGGTTTTTTAGATTAAAAGATGAATTTTTAGAAAATAATGATACAGAATTATTTGCCTATTTTAATGATGAGCAATTATTGATTGTGATTTTATTTTTAAAAATTTTAATGAAAAATGATGCGTTTTATTTTGATGAATATACGGCAATCATCAATAAAATTGAACAGTTAATTTTAACCCAACCCTAA
- the gcvH gene encoding glycine cleavage system protein GcvH — protein MSNIPADLKYVASHEWLRLEADGTITVGITDHAQDLLGDVVFVELPEVGAVVEADQEIAVVESVKAASDVYAPIAGEIVEVNEELVDSPELANEDPYGKAWFFKVKPANPADYDSLMSADEYESSL, from the coding sequence ATGAGCAATATCCCCGCCGATCTAAAATATGTAGCCAGCCACGAATGGTTACGCCTTGAAGCAGACGGCACGATTACCGTTGGCATTACCGACCACGCCCAAGATTTGCTTGGCGATGTGGTATTTGTGGAATTGCCAGAAGTGGGTGCAGTCGTTGAAGCCGACCAAGAAATCGCCGTGGTTGAGTCTGTCAAAGCCGCAAGCGATGTCTATGCGCCAATCGCAGGCGAAATCGTTGAAGTCAACGAAGAGCTGGTGGACAGCCCAGAGCTTGCCAATGAAGACCCTTATGGCAAAGCATGGTTCTTTAAAGTTAAGCCTGCCAATCCTGCTGACTATGACAGCCTAATGAGTGCAGACGAATACGAAAGCAGTCTGTAA
- the gcvT gene encoding glycine cleavage system aminomethyltransferase GcvT yields the protein MSLQRTPLFDAHTAHNGKLVDFGGWQLPVNYGSQIKEHEAVRTDAGMFDVSHMLVTDVTGDNAKAFFQKLLANDVAKLSFVGKALYSGMLNDNGGVIDDLIVYRMNEAETAYRIVSNGATREKDTAHFAKVGAEFGVTLTPRYELAMLAVQGPKAVEKLLTVKPEWAEKVNALKPFVGVDLGGDWFVARTGYTGEDGVEVVMPAGEAVQFFNDLARAGVQPCGLGARDTLRMEAGMNLYGNDMTDDVSPLEAGMGWTVDLKDENRDFIGKSALVALKSAGVKAKQVGLLLEEKGVMRAGMEVVTESGNGITTSGVFSPSLNQSIAIARVPADFTGERAKVIMRGKEVEVRALKLPFVRNGKKQFD from the coding sequence ATGTCTCTACAACGCACCCCCCTATTTGATGCTCACACCGCTCACAATGGCAAACTTGTGGATTTTGGCGGTTGGCAGCTCCCTGTCAATTACGGCTCACAAATCAAAGAGCACGAAGCCGTCCGCACAGACGCTGGTATGTTTGATGTCTCGCATATGCTCGTTACCGATGTAACAGGCGACAACGCAAAAGCCTTTTTTCAAAAACTACTCGCCAACGATGTTGCCAAACTTAGCTTTGTCGGCAAAGCCTTGTATTCGGGTATGCTAAACGACAATGGCGGTGTGATTGACGACCTTATCGTCTATCGTATGAACGAAGCTGAGACCGCTTATCGTATCGTCTCAAACGGAGCAACCCGTGAAAAGGACACGGCTCATTTTGCCAAAGTCGGGGCGGAGTTTGGCGTAACTTTGACACCCCGTTATGAACTGGCGATGCTTGCCGTACAAGGTCCAAAAGCGGTTGAAAAACTTTTGACCGTCAAACCTGAATGGGCGGAAAAAGTAAATGCGTTGAAGCCGTTTGTGGGCGTGGATTTAGGGGGCGATTGGTTTGTCGCTCGTACAGGCTACACAGGCGAAGACGGCGTGGAAGTGGTAATGCCAGCAGGAGAAGCGGTACAGTTTTTCAATGACTTAGCCCGTGCAGGTGTCCAACCTTGCGGACTTGGGGCAAGAGACACCCTAAGAATGGAAGCAGGTATGAACCTATACGGCAACGATATGACGGACGATGTCAGCCCACTTGAAGCAGGTATGGGCTGGACGGTGGATTTAAAAGATGAAAACCGTGATTTTATTGGTAAATCGGCACTTGTGGCATTAAAGTCGGCAGGTGTTAAAGCCAAACAAGTAGGACTACTTTTGGAAGAAAAAGGCGTAATGCGTGCAGGTATGGAAGTGGTTACCGAAAGTGGCAATGGTATTACCACAAGCGGTGTATTCTCCCCAAGTCTAAATCAATCCATCGCCATTGCCCGTGTGCCAGCCGACTTTACAGGCGAGCGTGCAAAGGTAATTATGCGTGGTAAAGAAGTGGAAGTCCGTGCACTTAAATTGCCGTTTGTGAGAAATGGTAAAAAGCAGTTTGATTGA
- a CDS encoding YcgL domain-containing protein, giving the protein MHCDVYKFAKNEDWYVYIARPNYPDDTDEIRDWLGVLPSDIRQKLGLGTFVMHLDLNAREKLARADIDDVKAKLAEQGYYVQAPPADILAAQAMAKAKALQDKKYD; this is encoded by the coding sequence ATGCACTGCGATGTCTATAAATTTGCCAAAAATGAAGACTGGTATGTCTATATCGCCCGCCCAAATTACCCCGATGACACCGATGAAATCCGTGACTGGCTTGGGGTTTTGCCAAGCGACATTCGCCAAAAATTAGGCTTGGGGACTTTTGTCATGCACCTAGATTTGAACGCTCGTGAAAAGTTGGCACGAGCCGACATTGATGATGTCAAGGCAAAGCTTGCCGAGCAAGGCTACTATGTGCAAGCGCCGCCTGCCGATATTTTGGCAGCGCAAGCGATGGCGAAGGCGAAAGCATTGCAGGATAAAAAGTACGATTAA
- the rpsF gene encoding 30S ribosomal protein S6: protein MRHYEVVLLVHPDQSNQVADMVTKYRSIVEENGGANHRLEDWGRRQLAYPINKIHKAHYVLLNIECNDATLAQLEELFKYNDAIIRSLVIRRDSAITEQSPLAKEAEDKRARKANRRNDVRTADSENVAADSE from the coding sequence ATGAGACATTATGAAGTGGTGCTACTGGTTCACCCAGATCAAAGCAACCAAGTTGCCGATATGGTAACTAAATACCGTTCTATCGTGGAAGAAAATGGCGGTGCAAACCATCGTCTAGAAGACTGGGGTCGCCGTCAATTGGCTTACCCAATCAACAAAATCCACAAAGCACACTATGTACTTTTGAACATCGAATGTAACGATGCGACCCTAGCTCAGCTAGAAGAGCTTTTCAAATACAACGATGCCATCATTCGTAGCCTAGTTATCCGCCGTGACAGCGCCATCACAGAACAATCGCCACTGGCGAAAGAAGCTGAAGATAAGCGTGCTCGTAAAGCAAACCGTCGTAACGATGTTCGCACTGCTGACAGTGAGAATGTTGCTGCAGACAGCGAATAA
- the rpsR gene encoding 30S ribosomal protein S18 encodes MARFYRRRKFCRFTAEGITHIDYKDVELLKQYISENGKIVPSRITGTSNKYQRQLAVAIKQARYLALLPYTDNHK; translated from the coding sequence ATGGCTCGTTTCTATCGTCGTCGTAAATTCTGCCGTTTCACCGCTGAAGGCATCACCCACATCGATTATAAAGATGTAGAACTTCTAAAACAATACATCAGCGAAAATGGCAAAATCGTTCCTAGCCGTATCACTGGTACTTCTAACAAGTATCAGCGTCAGTTGGCTGTCGCCATCAAACAAGCTCGCTATTTGGCTCTATTGCCATATACCGACAACCACAAGTAA
- the rplI gene encoding 50S ribosomal protein L9 produces MQVILLQRVVNLGKLGETVDVKAGYGRNYLIPQGKALPANEANIAKFEARRAELEAQEAKELQEAQKRADALADVNVIMRAKSGDEGKLFGSIGTRDIADALTKSGLEVDRVEVKLPEGPFRQVGEYKVTIQLHHDISAEILVTILSEDAPVADEDDE; encoded by the coding sequence ATGCAAGTTATTCTATTACAGCGTGTCGTTAATCTTGGTAAACTTGGCGAGACAGTTGATGTAAAAGCAGGTTATGGTCGTAACTACCTAATCCCACAAGGCAAAGCACTGCCAGCAAACGAAGCGAACATCGCTAAGTTTGAAGCTCGCCGTGCTGAGTTAGAAGCTCAAGAAGCCAAAGAGCTACAAGAAGCTCAAAAGCGTGCTGACGCTCTGGCTGATGTGAATGTCATCATGCGTGCTAAATCTGGTGATGAAGGTAAGCTATTCGGCTCTATCGGTACTCGTGACATCGCTGACGCATTGACCAAATCTGGTCTTGAAGTTGATCGTGTGGAAGTGAAACTGCCTGAAGGTCCATTCCGTCAAGTGGGCGAGTACAAAGTGACTATCCAACTACACCACGACATCTCAGCAGAAATCTTGGTGACCATCCTATCTGAAGATGCACCAGTAGCTGACGAAGATGACGAATAA
- a CDS encoding esterase/lipase family protein, whose product MMTHTNKRSTLKSTLAIALSTLLVSGCAKYLSPKQMQARIIETTRSSIITTPRLSSLSKTVLLSSGLTQDDCMADFEGCLTDLRSAFFGDKITKEALVLMAELHYAQALHLSEQAQCKPKLDRPPINTYYTNAPIDANTQALQKQAHQDCLMAYREALYQTIALSYGYLFFDDLAGEQTSHAIITDNDIRAQDLYHIATNALIQEIYKQNQGAFANAAITDHTISSARSGQTKVSTITSQEHHHAKHIHLHLSDEQHILALKERGKDAISDLISIYDYRLADLQVNSSRAGLGVGFVSSLEDRHTALFSKEQQDKVQNRIHPMGHLLMTAIIQPKGKSLQEVLTTHEFDVHFYNPYTTKDITILGKSYPLSASFSSTYATWLSENHLQRVSLLNMIAKKDHATLPELFMLSPYNPRQKVIIMIHGLASSPATWVNLTNNLLADPILRDNYQVWQVFYATNLPILENRYQIHKLINQAFVSTDPHQANPSSHDAILIGHSMGGIISRMLVSEDDLTKGLDALENMDAHIQDKAIKDTIDAAASHENLPTPTNRSKSITKLLSQTQHQELGDRFSLQPLPQVGTAIFISAPFRGTDYADRWFTRAARRAIQLPLNFTKGMTDTITSIGEKDNIENNLLGSLYLQNGADQLSDRSAFIKLTADIRIKDGIRYHTIMGDHQGLATTDAKDTVADRLSDGIVPYSSSHLAGANSETIITGRHNIHENPKTILQLRKILHKEIGTPNPASKDGSDDLDQANDNTQADDASQVSASTPLADDFMAEQPNHNDSP is encoded by the coding sequence ATGATGACACACACCAACAAGCGCAGCACACTCAAATCAACCCTTGCCATCGCCCTAAGCACCCTACTCGTCTCAGGCTGCGCCAAATACCTATCGCCCAAGCAAATGCAAGCACGCATCATCGAGACCACACGCAGCAGCATCATCACCACGCCAAGACTAAGCAGCCTATCCAAGACGGTGCTGCTGTCATCAGGTCTGACCCAAGACGACTGCATGGCGGATTTTGAGGGGTGTTTGACCGACCTGCGTTCGGCGTTTTTTGGTGATAAAATCACCAAAGAGGCACTGGTGTTGATGGCGGAGCTGCACTATGCCCAAGCACTGCATTTATCCGAACAAGCCCAGTGCAAACCCAAACTTGACAGACCACCGATCAACACCTACTACACCAACGCCCCTATTGATGCCAACACGCAAGCCTTGCAAAAACAAGCTCATCAAGACTGCCTAATGGCTTATCGTGAGGCGCTGTATCAGACGATCGCACTGAGCTACGGCTACTTATTTTTTGATGATTTGGCTGGTGAGCAGACAAGCCATGCCATCATCACCGACAACGACATCCGAGCCCAAGACCTCTATCACATCGCCACCAACGCCCTCATTCAAGAAATCTACAAACAAAATCAAGGCGCTTTCGCCAATGCCGCCATCACCGATCACACGATTTCATCGGCACGCTCAGGGCAAACCAAAGTCAGTACCATCACAAGCCAAGAGCACCATCACGCAAAGCACATCCACTTGCACCTATCCGATGAGCAGCACATCTTGGCGCTTAAAGAGCGTGGCAAAGATGCCATCAGCGATCTCATCTCCATCTATGATTATCGACTCGCAGATTTGCAGGTCAATAGCAGTCGTGCTGGGCTTGGTGTGGGCTTTGTCAGCTCGCTGGAAGACCGCCACACCGCTCTTTTCTCCAAAGAGCAGCAAGACAAAGTCCAAAATCGCATTCACCCCATGGGGCATCTTCTCATGACCGCCATCATACAGCCCAAAGGCAAAAGCCTACAAGAAGTGCTGACCACACATGAGTTTGATGTGCATTTTTACAACCCCTACACCACCAAAGACATCACCATCTTAGGCAAAAGCTACCCTTTATCCGCCAGCTTTTCATCCACTTACGCCACTTGGCTGTCTGAAAATCATTTGCAGCGTGTCAGCTTACTTAATATGATCGCCAAAAAAGACCATGCCACTTTGCCAGAGCTTTTCATGCTCTCACCCTACAACCCCCGACAAAAAGTCATCATCATGATTCATGGCTTGGCATCAAGCCCTGCCACTTGGGTAAACCTGACCAACAACCTGCTTGCCGACCCCATTTTAAGGGACAATTACCAAGTATGGCAGGTGTTTTACGCCACCAACTTGCCCATTTTAGAAAATCGCTATCAAATCCACAAGCTGATCAATCAAGCATTTGTCAGCACCGACCCACACCAAGCCAACCCATCCAGCCACGATGCCATTTTAATCGGGCATAGCATGGGCGGCATCATCTCAAGAATGCTCGTCTCAGAAGATGATTTGACAAAGGGGCTTGATGCACTGGAAAATATGGACGCTCACATCCAAGACAAAGCCATCAAAGACACCATCGATGCCGCTGCCAGCCATGAAAATCTTCCCACGCCCACCAATCGCAGCAAAAGCATCACAAAACTACTGAGCCAAACTCAGCATCAAGAGCTTGGCGATCGCTTTTCATTACAGCCTTTGCCACAAGTAGGCACTGCCATCTTTATTTCCGCCCCATTTCGTGGCACCGACTATGCCGACCGCTGGTTCACCCGTGCCGCTCGGCGTGCGATACAGCTGCCGCTAAACTTCACTAAGGGCATGACCGACACCATCACTAGCATTGGTGAGAAGGATAATATCGAAAACAATCTTTTAGGCTCACTCTACCTACAAAACGGCGCCGACCAACTCTCCGACCGCTCCGCCTTCATCAAGCTCACCGCCGACATCCGCATCAAAGACGGCATTCGCTATCACACCATCATGGGTGATCATCAAGGGCTTGCCACCACCGATGCCAAAGACACCGTCGCCGACAGACTCTCAGATGGCATCGTGCCTTATTCAAGCTCTCATTTGGCAGGGGCAAACAGTGAAACCATCATCACTGGCAGGCACAACATCCATGAAAATCCAAAGACCATCTTACAGCTTCGTAAAATCTTACATAAAGAAATCGGCACGCCAAATCCTGCTTCAAAAGATGGCTCTGATGACTTAGACCAAGCAAATGACAACACACAAGCTGATGATGCCAGTCAAGTCAGCGCCAGCACACCTTTGGCAGATGATTTCATGGCAGAGCAGCCAAACCATAATGACAGTCCATAA
- a CDS encoding tetratricopeptide repeat protein gives MKKLTALALSLATLGTGSAYANTSTAPSVELLIADASKPLSPAMRGEITTTIVSEHAANLLTNPIKGLPTPSSQVSDIEQVPTVLTTANKSGSLLIDTTLMDEFITVVSPNARHYPPSFPNATSEYLAKQNVKHLSDWIEPYADAPDASFDIVLRAAKLNGIARNLNVGTDYSVRASKHMQKALRLEPNHAEANFLLGMMMSEAGGFAEGKKYLDKAASLGYTEAEQSLAQADLLNDNKGLALDRLKKLLTKDPTNAQISQQIRTIEEGGYYIWQNDGKPLNIKPVQR, from the coding sequence ATGAAAAAACTCACCGCTTTGGCACTTAGCCTTGCCACTCTTGGTACTGGCAGCGCATACGCAAACACCAGCACCGCCCCCAGCGTCGAACTTTTGATCGCAGACGCATCTAAGCCGCTAAGCCCTGCAATGCGTGGCGAGATCACAACGACCATCGTCAGCGAGCATGCCGCCAATCTTTTGACCAACCCGATCAAAGGTCTGCCCACCCCAAGCTCTCAGGTCAGCGACATCGAGCAAGTACCGACCGTACTCACCACCGCCAACAAATCAGGCAGCCTACTGATCGACACCACGCTCATGGATGAATTCATCACCGTGGTATCACCAAACGCTCGCCACTACCCACCGAGCTTTCCAAATGCCACCTCAGAATATCTTGCCAAGCAAAATGTCAAGCACCTATCAGACTGGATCGAGCCTTATGCCGATGCGCCTGATGCGTCATTTGACATCGTGCTGCGTGCCGCCAAACTCAACGGCATCGCCCGCAACCTAAATGTCGGCACAGACTACTCAGTGCGTGCCTCCAAGCACATGCAAAAAGCCTTGCGCTTAGAGCCAAATCACGCCGAGGCAAATTTCCTACTTGGCATGATGATGAGTGAGGCGGGCGGCTTTGCAGAAGGCAAAAAATACCTAGATAAAGCCGCCTCGCTAGGCTACACTGAGGCTGAGCAAAGCCTCGCTCAGGCTGATCTACTTAATGACAATAAAGGTCTTGCGCTTGACCGCCTCAAAAAGCTGCTGACCAAAGACCCGACCAACGCCCAAATCAGCCAGCAGATTCGCACCATTGAAGAAGGCGGCTACTACATCTGGCAAAACGACGGCAAACCTTTAAACATCAAGCCTGTACAGCGCTGA